The Panthera tigris isolate Pti1 chromosome A1, P.tigris_Pti1_mat1.1, whole genome shotgun sequence region cccactaaaaaggagaattataggccaatatccctgctgaatatgggtgcaaaaattctcaagtagATATtggcaaattgaatccaacagtacattaaaagaattattcatcataatCACATGGGAGTTACTTCTGGGTGGGTCAATATCTACAAATTAAAgggatacaccacattaataaaagaaagaataataaacataagatcctttcaatagatgcagataaaCCATTTGACGAAATACAACATCATTTATAAAAACCATTATAAAAGTTGGGGAAGAAGGAGCATACCTCCATATCATAAAGGCCACacatgaaaggcccacagctaatatcatccttaatggggaaacactgagagatttccccctaaggtcaggaacataacagagatgtccactgtcaccactggtGTTCAACATAGTATggaaagtcctagcctcagcaattagaaaacaaaaaaagaaataataggcattcatattggcaaggaagaagtcaagcttttacttttcacagatgatgtactatatgtagaaaacttttttttttttgcactgaaaaccataagatacctaggaataaacctaaccaaaaggtaaaagatatgtactctgaaaactaaaaaacaggaaagaaattgaagaaaacacaaataaatggaaaaataatccatgatcatggacaggaagaacaaatactgttaaaatatatattacccAAACtgatctatacattcaatgcaatccctatgaaaataacaccatcattcttcacagagcttgaacaaacaatcctaaaatctgtgtggaaccagaaaagaccctgaatagccagagcaatcctgaaaaagaaaatcaaaactggaagcatcacaatcctggacttcaagatatattacaaagctgtattaatcaagacagtatgatactggcacaaaaacagacactcagatcgatggaacagaatacagaacccagaaatggactcacaaatatatggccaacatctttgacaaagcaggaaagaatatctaatggaaaaaagccagtctcttcagcaaatgatgctggaaaaactggacagtgacatgcagaagaatgaaactgaaccactttcttgcaccatacataaaaacaaattgaaaataaatgaaagacctaaatgtgagacaggaaaccatcaaaatcctacaagaaaacaggcagtaatctctttgacctcaaccacagcaatttctttttttaaatgtttatttatttatttattaaaaatataatttattgtcaaattggcttgtatacaacacccagtgctcatcccaacaagtgccttcctcaatgcctatcacccatttgttgtctcccccacctctcatATACCCTCAgttggccacagcaatttcttacttgacatgcctccagaggcaagggaaataaaaacaaaaatgaaatattggcaACTCATCAACACAAAAAGCTTCTgtgttttacatttcaaataacttttagtataaatctttttgtattcttttcagcttttttgtttctttccccaccaGCTTTATTTAGGTAAACTTAACAAATAAAATGGCATATATTTAAAgcgtacaatgtgatgatttcatatatatgaacataaggtgaaatgattatcataatcaagttaattaatacatccatcacctcatatatttaacgtgtgtgtgtgtgtgtgtgtgtgtgtagcgaGAACATTTAGGACACACTTTTTTAAGCAAATTTCAAGTGTTATTATTGTATAGTATTattatacagtattattaactatagtcaccgcATTCTGTATTCATTCACCTTATAACTGAAAGCTTGTATTCTTTCACCAGCGCTATGCATTTCCCCTACTTTCCAAACCCCTGCCAACCACCAATTTACTCTCAATTTTTAAGACCCAGATTCTTCAAAGGGGGAATCACTGGGGCAAAGTATACCTGTGTGTAATTTTCCTAGAGATGGCCTAATTTGTCACATTATAGGTTATATCATTTTGTATACCCATCAAAACTGTATGACAGCAACTATTTTTCTACAGTTTTACCCACAGAATGTCAAACTTTGAAATTTCCCCCAATCTAATATGGGATAAATGATGTTTTAGTGTAGACGCcatttctaatttgcatttctcttattagATTAGATATGTTTAAGGACATTAggctttataaaaaattatttccacttaGACTTATCACAACTGTCTCATCTCATATTCCCTAACCTCTCACGTTCAGGCACAAAATATATTGCTAGCAATCTAGGAGTGCCTAGACCTGCAATATGCAAACTCTTTTACCATATTCCCACCTTATACACTTGTTCCTCTCACAAGTATCCCAGATAAAGGTTTTCCTTAgctaatatttctcttttatttcccatGACACATGTTCATTTCACtatcttttatgtttataaataaaatgttgacctTAGAAAGGATAAGGAGGATATCAGTCAACATTAATTGATGATCTATTAATGATCAAAATTTATGTATTCATAACAGAATATCAGGAGCATAAAAAATGAactatgtatgcatttattttacatatgatttttgaggggtgcctgggtgagtcacttggttaagcatccaactttggctcaggttatgatctcacagtttgtgaatttgagccccaggtcaggctctgtgctgatgactcagggcctggaacctgcttaagattctgtgtctccctctctctctgcccctctcctgctcatgctctctctctctctctttcaaaaaataaacaaacattaaaaaataaaaattatttttgaggacCTACTGTATGCACAgccattttttattaatatgacaGTAGAAAGACCAGGGTCTGGTATGAAGTAACCATCACACAAAGAGTTATTCTCTCCACTAAGCAGAAAATTGCAGATTCTTGTCCTTCATTTTTCCAAGGAGGATCATATGAAAGAAGGATTCTTAGAGAGCTGATTGCTTTCACTGTCAAATAAGTCACTAGGTTTGTGGTTTGTTCAAGAGTGAATTATGGAAATGTCTGTGATACTCCGATGACAGTAGGTCAGGATTGCTTCAAGGAAGGCTTAAGTCAACTTTCCAGGCACCAGTGCCATGCCAACACCAAGAATAATTCAGGAGCTGGTTGCCTCACTTTTCCCATTTTCATTCCTGACATGCTGATGCATATTGGCTTGCTCAGAGCCCTCAGAGTCcttaaaaatctcttcttttttaagaagaaGTTTCGCATCACTCACCACTATGTCAAGGAAATAATTTTGCAAATAGAATATCTTCCTAAAGTAAACACCAGTGGCAATGAGTCCTCCACTAATAGAGCAGAATTTTTCCAAATATCTGAACAGTTTGTCCGCTAAGGACTCATCATCCTTTTCAGTTGAGAGCAAGTGGGGTGACACAAGGTTTGCCTTGAGTTTCTCCACTGACACGTGCAAGTCCTTGGCCACGGTTTCTGAGGATTCATCATCCAGTCCAAAGTAAGACCTGTAGAGAGTTAAAGTCTCCTTTAAAGTCTCCACATCATTTTCACTGATGAAGCCCACCAAAGGGATGGTGGCAGATGCTCCAGCCTTCAGGGCCTCCAGCCAGACCTTCTGTTTCAGGGAGTCCCTCTTCCGGTCAATGGCGGCCTCGGTAACATTTGGCAGGTATTGCATGGAGATGTGGCTTGTGGGCTGGGAGCTCCTTCAGAAGGGTGGTCTCTAGGCTTTGGAAATCATAACTAGACAACTCAAAGCTGGAGACTAAGAAGATCGGAGCGTCCCTTATATTGGCCTTCTGCAAATTTGTCACACAGTCTTTGCGGAGATTTTGCAGGAGTTCGTCCTTATTGAATGTGGAGGGTTTACTCACTTTTAGATTATATACATCACTGTCCACTTTAGTTCGGACAAAGTAGAacttcttcttcatttttcttattgctgTAGCCAAATGCGCATCACTATCTTTGAAGCGTGTAGCAGAGATGATAATAAAGAAGTCATACCAAATTTCATTTCCCGCAGATACTTATGTGCCTGAAATTTAGTGGTCCCCATGCCAGGCAGGTCCCATAATGTCACATTGGGAAATTTCTTGTGTGTGTATGGGGTTCTCACCATGGTTGTCTCCACTGGCCGGGTGAGGGCAGCCCCatcttcctcctgccccaccccccgcaggGCATTGATGAAGCTGGACTTTCCTGTCCCAGACTCCCCGGTAACAGCAATGTTCAATGGAGCATTGTCAATGTCTCTCAAAGCATTATTGATTGCAGAAACTACACTCTAAACGTTCCCTTCCTCCAGGTGTGATTGAATCTTTGTGATAGTTTCCTGAGAGACTATTGTACTTTCCAGCTTGAAATCCTTAAAAAACTTGTCAAGACTGAGGGCCAAACTACCACCATGTATATCAGAGGTTGTGGAAGAGGACTGACCCATGGCTGAGCAGTAGAGGGCActagggggaggagagaagagggaaagagagttaGCACAACAAGGGGTGGTTTGCTGTTATGGGCATGGAGAACCTCAGTCCTGGCCACAACATTGCATCCAGGAGCCTTTCTCTGTCCAGGCACCGTGTGGACTTCTACCTGGATGTAAATTTGCCCTTGCTCAGGCTCTTGAGTTATCTTGGAAAGCTCTTCTGTAATATACTCTTCATTATTCCAGACTAATTTCAAAGCCTGATTATTCTATCCAAACTTACATTCCCAgattagtctttatttttcttgctttagttttctttatttttaatgttatgaaAATAATACACCTTCATGGTAGCAAATCTAATAAGACAGCACCAGCTTTTGCCCCCATACCCATTCCTATCTGTGGTGTAAGACCCTCCAGAAAAAAACACTTCTGATAACCTCCAACATCATCATGTAATAGACATTGGTTCTCATATAAGGAAGTTGAATAAGGATGAGTGACTCCTTTCCTTCTCAGAAAAGATAATGTATATCATCATAAGGAGATAGAAACCTTCAAATttacaaatgtgttttcttttacctAGAAAGTATGCTGACTCATGAAGTGAGGTGTCGAaaagactcttggtttcgtctaGAGCAGAAACAGCATGTGGCATGGATTCCAGTGTTGTAAAAAACCATGTTCGACTATCCACCTGGGACTTGCTATAAGCCACCCTAATTGTCCTGTGAGACTCCACCGATCACCTGCTTCATGCCTGTGTATAAAATGGGACAGAAATCAAGTGGGGGGAGTAATCCAGCTGGGGAACTGAGTGCTGTATAAAGTGTCATTGATGCCAAAGTGGTGTGAGCAAAGACTGAGGCAGGAGCTGAATGGGATGTAAGAAGTCAGCTATGATAAGGAGGTCCCTGATGTCCTTCTGACGTCCTTCTCTGATGTCAATTAAACTGAACCAGTTCTGGAGTCCTGGACCTATCTGATCACTGGAGACTTATACTTTGAAATGGGGCACCAGAAAAAATCATGTACCCAGGACTAAAGGTAATGTGAGAGATTTGTATACCTCCCTTTGTGGAGACTGAGAGCAGAGACTGAGAACAGGAAGCAAGTAAGTTCATCATCACTGATATCTGGGAAGCATGCAGGCTGGAGAGATATCCTTTGGCTAAAAGTGAGAGATCAGGCCCATTCTTTAGGGCTTTCTGGTAGCCACAGGCTGCAGCCCAGGAGAGGatggcaaaaaaatattttgggatgAAATTATGCAAAGCAAGTACACATTGTTTGGACTGGTATACATATGAATAGGGAGTGCAAACATCCTTCTTAGAAGAAAGAACTATGGGAATCTAGCTCATCAAGGATGAAAGGCAGCTATTAAGCAACTAAGAAACATGGTGTCAGCACTTCTGGCTGCCCAGCAGGAATATTCATCACGTATATTGTGAAATCCTGACTATCTGGAATGAATAGGGGCAACCTCTTGCTGTGTGGAGGGAAAACCATCCCACCACCCATTTGGACAGCAGGCAGCACACAAACCAGAATGAGCAAGCCTGAATGAGGAAGAGGCATATACAACCTGGACCTTAAGGAGGAGCAAACAAAGTGAGACTTCAACCTCATCAGGTGTAATCTAATGCCTGTGCATTCCCAGAGGATGTGGAAAGAATTCACAGGAGAGTGAGGAAATCTATGACTGAGACAAGTCCTGTGGAAtggaataaataaagagaaagggaacCAAAAGACAGGGTCAGGAGAACAAGCAGATACTAACTGCAAAATTTTGTGTCCTCAGCAAACTTCAACCACTAAAGCCATGTGCTACTGTTAAGGTTCCATACCTCACCTTATGTTGTATGTGAAGTTctcttaaataacattttctgctGCAACAGCAATGCAGGGGTAGCAAGGGCAAGACTGCCTTTTATGATATCTTTAGAAGCACCTCTAACAGTGTGCCCTCTGTAGCTGGAGTAGAAATGGGAGGGAATGTGAGAAATCCATGCCAATAAACCTTAGATGTGCATTTATACATACATTTCTCATCTCATCCTCTTAACCCTACAAGGACATTATAATCATTTCCACCTTCAAATTcagaatcaaataaatgatgaggtggagagagagacattgaAGGTCCCACCATTAGCAAAGCTCAGAACTGGAGTTCAAATGAGGGGCCTCATCCAAGAGCAGAGCTCTGTCTCAGGAAGCAAAGGCAGAGCCCACAATTGGGTGGGGAGAGTTGAAACTAGGACTCAAAATGAAGTCAGTGTCAGACACAcaggatttatatttttatgaagaaatgtGTTATAAAGAAAGCCACAGGGCCATAGTAGAGCCATTTAAGATAAAGCCCCATGTCAGTATGCCTGAGATCGGTTTCAATCCCCAGGGATGTAATCCATCACCAGTCACCATGGCAACTTCCTGGTCAGCACTAAAAACTGTACTGAcagttcctttctctcccctcaggagggcaaccttgcctaaaacaatggattctttgctaataatttttttctgctttctctcttcacttaaaatatctttccatgtttTCAGCTCAATGGAACTCCTTTTTATTTGCTATATGGAATACTACccaattcaaaaattatttaataaagccaattaggtCTTTAGAATTcacttggttgaattttttttaaacagatttggTTGGCAGTGTCTGGATCCAAAGCAAactgtgactgtatttggggACAACAAGAAACACAGGTGTAGCATCCCATGAATACTTTTGAGTCATTGTCTTTCTCAACATTTCCAAGGCCCATTGCTAAGTTCATCTTGGTTTAAGGTCTGCACTTTTTTGCATTAGAGCTCCAGATTCAATTGCTTTTCCAGCCCAAGGTTAATGAATCACTCTGTCACTGACAGAAGGCTCTGACAGAGCACCAGTCCTTAGTCCGTGGTTCAATGCATAAGTCCACATAGGAATCCCTTCCCCACTTCCAATCCAGTCTCCATTTTCTGCTGTTTGCT contains the following coding sequences:
- the LOC102960162 gene encoding LOW QUALITY PROTEIN: T-cell-specific guanine nucleotide triphosphate-binding protein 2-like (The sequence of the model RefSeq protein was modified relative to this genomic sequence to represent the inferred CDS: inserted 3 bases in 2 codons; substituted 1 base at 1 genomic stop codon) → MMPCALYCSAMGQSSSTTSDIHGGSLALSLDKFFKDFKLESTIVSQETITKIQSHLEEGNVXSVVSAINNALRDIDNAPLNIAVTGESGTGKSSFINALRGVGQEEDGAALTRPVETTMVRTPYTHKKFPNVTLWDLPGMGTTKFQAHKYLREMKFXYDFFIIISATRFKDSDAHLATAIRKMKKKFYFVRTKVDSDVYNLKVSKPSTFNKDELLQNLRKDCVTNLQKANIRDAPIFLVSSFELSSYDFQSLETTLLKELPAHKXHISMQYLPNVTEAAIDRKRDSLKQKVWLEALKAGASATIPLVGFISENDVETLKETLTLYRSYFGLDDESSETVAKDLHVSVEKLKANLVSPHLLSTEKDDESLADKLFRYLEKFCSISGGLIATGVYFRKIFYLQNYFLDIVVSDAKLLLKKEEIFKDSEGSEQANMHQHVRNENGKSEATSS